The DNA region AGAATATAAACATTCTTTAGTCATATTCATTCAGCAAACATAAATAGACGCAAAGTCATGGAACATTAAaagttaataatataaaaaacacAATTCAAAGTAATTTAAGTTAAGATAATCAATCCCACTGGAATGGAGGTAGAACCCAAAATGAAGGCAGCGTGCACTTGAAGGAAGGATCGCAAGGGAAATGTTGTTGATCAAAGCTTCCATCCTTTACATTATAGACCCCCGAATCAAATGGGCCTCGAGGGTCATAAGCTTTATCATTATAATCACTGCAATAGTAAATCGAGTCCTTTTGTAGACATCTAGAGAAACAAGAAGCTGACACAGAAATTGAATCACAACCACCAATGAACAGAACATCATCTCCCAAACTCTCAAGTTTCACCTTTCCCACAAGCTTCCCACTTTGGGCATCAAGTTCCAACTTATACACTTGAAAACCCTTAGTGTTATTTGCAATGTAAAGTCTTCTCACCATCCACAGGTCTCCCTCCAACGATTTCACAAGATAGATCTTCACATAACAAGCCCCTAATTCATCAACACTTCCCAATGAAGCatcatttataattttattacctGAATGAtcaagattgaagaaggaaaCAATATTGTTTTGGGCAACATATACTAGACCTTTGTAGAATATAATATCTGCGTAGGGTGGATTGGTAGTGTGTACATAGCCCCAATCGGTTTGGCCTGCTCTCATGAAAGGAATGCAACACTCTCTGTTGGAAATTGCTACAACCACATAATCATTTGGGCTTGTTATTGGGTCAGCAGACAAAGTAACCTTATGCGTTTGACTTATGTAGAATTTATGGAGTGGTGGCAGAGGAATAGGAGCTACATTCTTAAAAGGATTGAACAGAGTAATGGTAAGATTGGATTCACATATTGCTACCCAACCATGGCTAGAGCCACATATCTTTTTTCCATAAGGCATCTTTGATTGAAAAATGTAGAACCTATGAGATGGGATGCTGTACAAACCTCTTTTTGATCGGAATGTTAGCATTGGCAACACATTAGTCCTGAATTGCTGGCTTTGATGGTTGAGTTTCGCAACCGAGCACCAATTCTTGCACACAGCGCTGAACCAAACATGATCTATTCGTTCTATTAACTTGTCAAGGATTATGCTGAGAGGATTTGCTTCTAAATTTGCCCAATCTGCCTCCATTGCTGTGAATGTAGGTATGTAAAAGCAAAATGAAGTGCTTATAATGAGCTTCTTTTGCCCAGGTAAAAATTAGTGAAATCCCATGCATTTAATACTATATTTGATTTAATATAAAAAGAGGAAGAAGTTTATGTGGTAAAAGTTGGGGTTCGAATTTTGATATCCTAGAGACATGAAttcagggaatttttttttaaaacatcaATATTATCTAAGTCATATCCATTCATTCCTAATTCAAAATTGTTATAGAAGGAggagaaataaaatgaaaaaggaaCTAACAGATATAGAGATAGTTCCACCACTAAAACCCACCAAAATAATCGTAAGCACCTTACTTCAGCTAAACCCACTGAATACACCACCCGCAAAATTACAATATTGCAAATATGTTCCAATCCAAGGAATCCACCCACAGACATTCCAGTAACATCAAAGTAATGAACCGAATGCCAATTCACCAAATCAGGTAATGTTTGATTAAATTAGATTTCTAAATTATGAAAACTATTATCTTTGTTTACGTTTCTGGAATCTAGAATggtaataattgattttaatcaaaataaaacatCACTCAttatcattaaaaaattatattcataaatattatgatttttaatgattataaaaattaaaaattaaaacaatccTGATGATGGATTTCATTATATTACTTAAAATAATTGAATCGGGTAGTTGTGAACAAAATATAGTTATTAGGTAATGTTTGATTAAATTAGATTTCTAGATTATAGAAACTATTATCTTTGTTTACGTTTCTGGAATCTAGAATGGTAATAATTGATTTAatcaaaacaaaacatcacTCATTAtcatcaaaattgatttttaatgattataaaaattaaaaattaaaacaatccTTATGATTGATTTCGTTATATTACTTAATTTATAAATGAATCAAATAATTCTATACACATTTAACAAaagtaagtttaaaaaaaaacaaaagtaacTTTTATAAAAGTAACGAAtgatttatattattataatttgattaaaaatatcTTATTAAATtatagataattttttttattaaattatgaaaattatatattttttattattttttgtacaCCGGGAAGGTAAATTACACCCTCTAGTGATTGATCTCGGGACCTTCCACTCCCCAACCCATATGTTCTCAcatcttaccacttgagctatcctatcctattttatatattttttatttgatcaaATAAGATATCAACTATTGTCACTAAAATTTCACTAATATTATAACCTCTAAGAATtatgaaaatttgaaatgaaaacaTTCAATATGTATAGATTTTAGAAAAATTACTTAAttcataaatataaaaaattcaaatgagTTGATGTAGTGGTTCAGCACTTCGTCCCTTAAACAAGTGGTTGAGGGTTTGGTTACCAACTCTTATATATGAATGAAAAAAACTTATTTGTCAGCCTTCTACCTTTCGGAGGAAATTCAATTAGACTTTTATTTTGATCCCCCATCGTTTGTCATTATAGAGGCATGTCCTTCTGGGGGAGGGGCATGTCGTATTAGAAGTGTGTTTTCATCATTACcgttatgttatttttatatttggcttaattccagtttgggcccctgatgtttcaagaatGGGCGATCCGCACCCCCCGTGTATAAAAGTTGCGGTCAAGCTCCCCTTTGTTACAAAACTGTGCTAACGAAGCCCTTCCGTTAgcttccgtctgttgaccaaacggaaatggcttcattaattgacgtggcggCCACATGttattatattttctttaaacaattatatttttttacattaaacTCAGGTACACGTTCTTCTCCTTCCCTGTCTTTTCCCCAATTTCTCATCTTCAATTCCCCTTCTCACAATCACTTCTTCACCATACCTTCGCAATCACATTTGTAATTTTCCCCCAAATTCCCACTCCTTGCGATTGCATCTGATTATACGATTGTTTTCATTGTTTTTGGCCGCACGAGCTTTCAATTCAGTCCGCTGCTATGGCAATTCGAGggacaatcaatcaacatggtGGTGGCCAAGAAACTAAGAAACAGTGGCGGTGGCTAATCtgtcagtggtggtggtggtggccaagcTGTTATGGGATTGGGCCAACAAACGGGAAAAAGCTTTCTCCCAACAACTAAGTTCCTTTGAATCGCATCACCGCACAGGTCCCTCCGGTTCAAAACACCATCGCCTCCCCTTCTCTCTGTCCAAATCACCACAACACAGCCCCTAACAGCGAACCAACCTTCATCTCCTCATCATCTCATCTTTCCGATCTGAAGCCACCAACGTCGTCGTCGTCTCTCCTCTCTCGTGTAACCGTGCCGCCACTCCTCTCTTTCAAGTCCAGATCGCGCCGCCGTCGCCTTCTTTCTTCCTTCCTGAGAACCACCGACGCTGCCACTGGTGATTTCTTCTCGTGGAGCTCCATTGCTGCCATCTCTTGTTCTTCCGTCGGCGGAGAAACggagaagagaagcagaagaagaacaACAGGAGAGGAGATGCAAAAACaggaagaaaaggagaagatgaaCCCTAATTTTGCTGCTCCATTGCTGCCATCTTTTGAGTTTGTGTTTCTGGGTTCTGGTTAATTCTGAAGAACAGGGGAATTTTGATTTGGGGTTAATTGGGGGGAggaatttatttttgttaattaaattagggttaattttgttaattgattttatttttgttaattaaattcaaatttcttatgtgtaatttattttttattttttaattccacaaATAATTGGGAAGAgacatgaaaaaataattgtttaaagaaaatataataaCACGTGGccgtcacgtcaattaatgaagccatttccgtttggtcaacagacggaagcTAACGGAAGGGCTTCGTTAGCACAGTTTTGTAACAAAGGGGAGCTTGACCGCAACTTTTATACACGGGGGGTGCGGATCGCCCattcttgaaacatcaggggcccaaactggaattaagcctttataTTTTAAGGCACCTACATGTTTTATTGAACTTAAGAAGAGGCAAGGAAGGAGAAAATAATATAACTGGGTAAAATGGGATGTGGTATACGGGCAAAAGGAGGAAGGTGAGTCAATGAAGGGATGAGATAAATTTAACAAGACCCTCCTTACTAAGTGGAGATGGAGACTCATGCACATTAGCCCCAGCATGTGGTGCAGAATTTTGAGGGCCAATTACAGAAGTCTAGCTTGTGAGGTGGAGGGTATTTCCTCAAACTCGTCAAAATGGTGGATTGACCTGTATAATCCATGCTTTACAAAACCTCCTGATTCTCCTGATTCATGGTTTGATCATTGTTGTGTCAAGAAAATTGGGGAGGGCAATATGGCTCAATGTTGGAACAAAAATTGGCTTGGAAAGGGGATATTACGTGACAGGTACTGGTGATTGTCTAATTTATCTGCTCAACAATATTGTTGCGTGAAGGATCTTGGTAGCTGTATAAATGGCTTGTGCAGATGGGAATTTCAGTGGAAGCTTGACTTGCTAGAAAGGGAGGCTACATTGCTGATAAATTTGCAACAGAACCTCAAAGGTGCTGTCTGCGAGAAGGGTGAGGTGGACCGGACAATCTGCATATGCCCACTTGTAGGGAACCACACAGTGGGGATCATGCTGATTTTGCAGACAGTGTTTTCATAATGTAAAGGATGGAAGCTCTTATCAACAATATATCCCTTGCTATCCTTCCTTCACGTTCATGCCGCCTCCATTCAAATGGGATTGATTATCTTAACTAGTAAGTATTTTGAATtgtgtttttatattttaaatagtaAGTATTTTGAGTTgtgttttaatattttaaacagGGCATACCATGCTAAAAAACCGAGAACCTCTTCAACCCAAACAAAAATGAGGAGAGAGCTGCATTGTCAGCTTGATAATCGGCAACACGGTGACGAGAACAACAGATAAAAGAAAGCTCAAATTAATCAAAAGCCAAACATCAAAGAGCCGGAGACAATCCATCACAAAAAAACCCACCAGAATCATAAATCAGAAGTCATGGATAGAAATCATCTAAGCACAATCGCTGAGAATGAACATCCAAAGGATAAGCAGAACGGTAGAAGCCACAGCTAACACCTCTACATGATCTTACTTTATAATTCGTGTACATAAATAATATGCAACATACACATACTATTGAGATTTGGCATAAGCCACAGCTAACACCTCTAATATGCTACACTTTGTCACTCCTTTCTTCAAGTGATGAAGAGGCTCCTAACCCAGAATCAAACACACTAGAGATTTGGaagcaaaagaattccaaacaACAATAGCTCTATGTTCAATATCAACATTCGACCTAGCATGTGTATCAAGGAAAtgttatatattattttgttatttaattttccTTCACAAAAAAACTTAGCTTATTTTTCGTaatttaaagtaaaaaaatCTTAAACCAAAAAAAACAAACAGTAGCTATTTGTTCATTAAACAGACGACAACCTATCACCCTGAGCACTTCCTACCTGCTCTATATCAAAATCTAAACTTCAATGCACTAACACTGTAAAATCAATCaatttaattagattaaaaaactGCATTTCACACATTTTTGAAATCTAATTGGCAATCCACATTTTCCCTTCTTCCATTActtcagaaaataaataaatgtatgaatttagtattttgaaaaaaataatcaacCCCACCATCATTTGGAAAGTATAAGTAGAGGGATTATTATAAAGAGACGTATCTAGAGAACTAGAATCATTCAGTAAACATGCATACTGAAAGCATAACTAAAATCTGGTTTCAATTGTAGCCAAAAAATTGTAAATGCAACTTGATTAGAGATTTggtggagaaaaagaaaaggaggcACAAACATAAAATGCACAGTCAATTCCCCATGACCAGTACGATAATTTTAAACCTAGAACTACCGCTCAAACATATAATAAGCTACCAGAAGCGTTTGCTGGTGCTCAGAAGTTAGGATAATCTCAATTCAAGACAATAACATATCAAGCATAAAACATCATCAGTACAGGCTCAAGGCACTGATTGCGCTATAAATATGATACTCCTATCTCACATAACAGTGTGAATAAAGACTGTTCGTATAAACAAAATGATTAATCAATTTGTAAAGCCAACGCAATTTGGTTCCCTAAATCCCATGTCAATCTTTGATGTAACTAGGTTCTTGTTTGCTCT from Lotus japonicus ecotype B-129 chromosome 2, LjGifu_v1.2 includes:
- the LOC130737263 gene encoding F-box protein SKIP23-like gives rise to the protein MEADWANLEANPLSIILDKLIERIDHVWFSAVCKNWCSVAKLNHQSQQFRTNVLPMLTFRSKRGLYSIPSHRFYIFQSKMPYGKKICGSSHGWVAICESNLTITLFNPFKNVAPIPLPPLHKFYISQTHKVTLSADPITSPNDYVVVAISNRECCIPFMRAGQTDWGYVHTTNPPYADIIFYKGLVYVAQNNIVSFFNLDHSGNKIINDASLGSVDELGACYVKIYLVKSLEGDLWMVRRLYIANNTKGFQVYKLELDAQSGKLVGKVKLESLGDDVLFIGGCDSISVSASCFSRCLQKDSIYYCSDYNDKAYDPRGPFDSGVYNVKDGSFDQQHFPCDPSFKCTLPSFWVLPPFQWD